One stretch of Pontiella desulfatans DNA includes these proteins:
- a CDS encoding NAD(P)H-dependent glycerol-3-phosphate dehydrogenase — protein sequence MKVTVIGDGGWGTALAMVLDRNGHETTVWGPFPDYLEEIRSSGENKTYLPGVEVPASLRWTSDHADAVKDAALVVLVVPSRFYKPVVEAFKPFIPADALVVSATKGLDEETHERMSETAEKILGRPVAVLSGPSHAEEVARGVPCAVAIAAKDHAVAEQIQDLFVNDTFRVYTLDDVVGVELGGALKNVIAVAAGISDGMGFGDNSKAALMTRGIAEITRLGTALGAKPETFSGLSGIGDLMVTCMSRHSRNRGVGERLGKGETLEEIMNSMKMVAEGVWNCQAAKELAAEKGVSVPITEQVNAVVHEGKDPRQAVLDLMSRAPKPEGI from the coding sequence ATGAAGGTAACCGTAATCGGTGACGGAGGCTGGGGGACGGCCTTGGCCATGGTACTCGACCGCAACGGGCACGAAACCACCGTCTGGGGGCCATTCCCCGACTATCTCGAAGAAATCCGCTCTTCCGGCGAAAACAAAACCTATCTTCCCGGCGTGGAGGTTCCTGCTTCCTTGAGGTGGACGTCCGACCATGCCGATGCCGTGAAGGATGCCGCGTTGGTGGTGCTGGTGGTGCCCTCGCGTTTCTACAAACCCGTCGTCGAAGCCTTCAAGCCCTTCATTCCGGCGGACGCATTGGTGGTCAGCGCCACAAAGGGGTTGGACGAAGAGACGCACGAGCGCATGAGCGAGACGGCCGAAAAGATTCTCGGCCGCCCGGTTGCCGTGCTGTCGGGGCCCAGCCACGCCGAAGAGGTCGCCCGCGGCGTCCCCTGCGCCGTGGCCATTGCCGCGAAGGACCATGCGGTGGCCGAGCAAATCCAAGACCTGTTCGTGAACGATACCTTCCGCGTCTACACCCTCGACGACGTCGTGGGCGTTGAACTCGGCGGGGCGCTCAAGAACGTCATCGCCGTGGCCGCCGGGATTTCCGACGGCATGGGCTTCGGCGACAACTCGAAGGCGGCGCTCATGACGCGCGGAATCGCCGAGATCACCCGCTTGGGCACGGCGCTGGGCGCCAAACCCGAAACCTTCTCCGGGCTCAGCGGCATCGGCGACCTGATGGTCACCTGCATGAGCCGGCACAGCCGCAACCGCGGCGTTGGCGAGCGGCTCGGCAAAGGCGAAACGCTTGAAGAGATCATGAACAGCATGAAGATGGTCGCCGAAGGCGTATGGAACTGCCAAGCCGCCAAGGAGCTCGCCGCCGAAAAAGGCGTCTCCGTTCCCATTACCGAACAGGTTAACGCCGTCGTCCACGAAGGCAAGGATCCCCGGCAGGCCGTGCTCGATCTGATGTCGCGCGCTCCCAAGCCGGAAGGCATTTAA
- a CDS encoding M48 family metallopeptidase — protein MKKTLLMLMGSVLLIAGCSTVPLTGRKQVNLVSDAQLIPQSAANYNEVVKQGPLSTNRQQSEMVQRAGRRISAAVEQYFQERGQSQVLEGFVWEFNLIDEDTPNAWCMPGGKVAFYTGILPFTQDEAGIAVVMGHEIAHAVARHSNERISHQMLQQGGGYLLSMFSQKTDYHEAIMQAYGIGSQIGAILPYSREHESEADRMGLVFMAMAGYNPEAAVGFWQRMGAAGGEKPPEFLSTHPADETRVRKLREHMPEALAHYRP, from the coding sequence ATGAAAAAAACGTTGTTGATGTTGATGGGTTCGGTGCTGTTGATCGCAGGTTGTTCGACGGTGCCGCTCACGGGACGCAAACAGGTGAATCTGGTTTCGGATGCGCAGTTGATTCCGCAGAGCGCGGCCAACTATAACGAGGTGGTCAAGCAGGGGCCGCTCTCGACCAATCGCCAGCAATCGGAGATGGTGCAACGTGCCGGTCGGCGCATCTCAGCGGCGGTGGAGCAATATTTCCAAGAGCGCGGCCAGTCGCAGGTGCTCGAGGGCTTCGTTTGGGAGTTCAACCTCATCGACGAGGATACGCCCAATGCCTGGTGCATGCCGGGCGGCAAGGTGGCCTTCTACACCGGCATCCTCCCGTTCACGCAGGACGAGGCCGGGATTGCCGTGGTGATGGGCCACGAGATTGCCCATGCCGTCGCGCGCCACAGCAACGAACGCATCAGCCACCAGATGCTGCAGCAGGGCGGCGGATACCTCCTTTCCATGTTCTCGCAGAAAACCGACTACCACGAAGCCATCATGCAGGCCTATGGCATTGGCAGCCAGATCGGCGCCATCCTTCCCTATTCCCGCGAGCACGAGAGCGAGGCCGACCGCATGGGCCTCGTGTTCATGGCCATGGCCGGCTACAACCCCGAGGCGGCTGTCGGGTTCTGGCAGCGCATGGGGGCTGCCGGAGGTGAAAAGCCGCCCGAGTTCCTGAGCACCCATCCCGCCGACGAAACCCGCGTCCGAAAACTGCGGGAGCACATGCCCGAGGCCTTGGCACATTATCGCCCCTGA
- a CDS encoding DUF1015 domain-containing protein, which translates to MRVKAFKAWRPAEGKAESVASVPYDVVDTKGAAALAAGNPDSFLHVVRAEIDLPEGTDAYSDAVYDQAKANIERFKNDGILIREEKPSIYLYSQQMGDHLQYGIVATCHFEDYEEGKIKIHEKTRRVKEEDRIKYVDIQNANTGPVFLAYRDSGKINAMVDAAKATEPLYKFTAVDGVAHTVWKFEDATELEAAFGEIPATYVADGHHRSASAAKVGAKRRAANPNHTGDEPYNYFLAVMFPESELKILAYNRVILALPGTKDEFFAALNEKFEVDANGVAVPRKAGEICMFIDGAWSTLTPKTMPGATDPVAALDVSILQNEVLAPILNIADPRESNDIDFIGGIKGTEELEKWVNDGRAVMAFSMYPTSMDQLFAVADAGMLMPPKSTWFEPKLRSGLLVNTLD; encoded by the coding sequence ATGAGAGTAAAAGCGTTTAAGGCATGGCGTCCGGCGGAAGGCAAGGCGGAGAGCGTGGCATCGGTTCCGTATGATGTGGTCGACACCAAGGGCGCGGCGGCGCTGGCCGCGGGCAATCCCGACAGCTTCCTGCACGTGGTGCGTGCGGAGATCGACCTCCCCGAGGGAACCGACGCCTACAGCGACGCGGTTTACGACCAGGCGAAAGCGAACATCGAGCGTTTTAAAAACGACGGCATCCTGATCCGCGAAGAGAAGCCTTCGATCTATCTCTACAGCCAGCAGATGGGCGATCATCTCCAGTACGGCATCGTGGCCACCTGCCATTTCGAGGACTACGAAGAGGGCAAAATCAAGATCCACGAAAAAACCCGGCGGGTGAAGGAAGAGGACCGCATCAAGTATGTGGACATCCAGAACGCCAACACCGGCCCCGTTTTCCTGGCCTACCGCGACAGCGGGAAGATCAATGCCATGGTCGATGCCGCCAAGGCAACCGAACCGCTCTACAAATTCACTGCCGTGGACGGCGTGGCGCACACCGTTTGGAAATTCGAAGATGCCACCGAGCTCGAAGCCGCGTTCGGCGAAATCCCGGCGACCTATGTGGCCGACGGCCACCATCGTTCCGCCTCTGCGGCCAAGGTTGGGGCCAAGCGCCGCGCCGCCAACCCGAACCACACCGGCGACGAACCCTACAACTATTTCCTGGCCGTCATGTTCCCGGAAAGCGAGCTGAAGATTCTCGCCTACAACCGCGTAATCCTCGCCCTGCCGGGCACGAAGGATGAATTCTTCGCGGCGTTGAACGAAAAGTTCGAGGTGGATGCCAACGGGGTTGCCGTGCCGCGCAAGGCCGGCGAAATCTGCATGTTCATCGATGGCGCGTGGAGCACGCTGACCCCGAAGACCATGCCGGGAGCCACCGACCCGGTCGCGGCGCTCGACGTGAGCATCCTGCAGAACGAAGTGCTCGCCCCGATCCTCAACATCGCCGATCCGCGCGAAAGCAACGACATCGATTTCATCGGCGGAATCAAGGGCACCGAGGAGCTGGAAAAATGGGTGAACGACGGGCGGGCCGTGATGGCGTTCTCGATGTATCCGACCTCCATGGACCAGCTGTTCGCCGTGGCCGATGCCGGCATGCTGATGCCGCCCAAGAGCACCTGGTTCGAGCCGAAGCTTCGCTCCGGCCTGCTGGTCAATACGCTGGATTAG
- the plsY gene encoding glycerol-3-phosphate 1-O-acyltransferase PlsY yields the protein MLVSVLAVVAYLFGAIPFGLLVAKSRGVDIRSKGSGNIGATNVFRVVGKGWGTCTFVLDALKGFLPAYAFPKAGACLVEGFSAEWGVLFGLLAIVGHTFPIYLKFKGGKGVATSAGMLLGVAPVAVGVGFVCWLVTVLVSRYVSLGSIIASFAVGITVWVDPREDSIIVQSALSLMSVLVIWLHRANIKRLLNGTENRFGKKKEAAS from the coding sequence ATGTTGGTATCTGTTTTAGCAGTGGTGGCCTACCTGTTCGGGGCCATTCCTTTTGGCTTGCTGGTGGCCAAATCCAGGGGCGTTGATATCCGGTCCAAGGGGAGCGGCAACATTGGCGCCACCAACGTTTTCCGGGTGGTCGGGAAAGGGTGGGGCACGTGTACGTTTGTCCTCGATGCCCTGAAGGGGTTCCTTCCGGCCTATGCGTTCCCGAAGGCCGGCGCCTGTTTGGTTGAGGGTTTTTCGGCCGAGTGGGGCGTGCTGTTCGGCCTGCTGGCCATTGTCGGCCACACCTTCCCGATCTATCTCAAATTCAAGGGCGGCAAGGGCGTTGCCACCAGTGCCGGCATGCTGCTGGGCGTTGCTCCCGTGGCGGTCGGCGTTGGTTTTGTCTGCTGGTTGGTTACGGTGCTGGTTTCGCGCTATGTATCGCTCGGCTCCATCATCGCGTCGTTCGCGGTGGGCATAACGGTCTGGGTTGATCCCCGCGAAGATAGCATCATCGTCCAGTCGGCATTGTCGTTGATGTCGGTGCTGGTTATTTGGCTGCACCGTGCCAATATCAAGCGCCTGCTCAACGGAACCGAAAACCGGTTTGGAAAAAAGAAAGAGGCCGCATCATGA
- a CDS encoding EF-hand domain-containing protein, whose protein sequence is MKKWFVLALIACVAVAVQAGEGKKKDGDAKQGGKDVTKEQFVAQQKKMAEKKGTEFDQAKAEAKFDKMDKNKDGKLSADEKPAKKPKKEKTEE, encoded by the coding sequence ATGAAAAAATGGTTCGTATTGGCGTTGATCGCATGTGTCGCAGTGGCTGTTCAGGCCGGCGAAGGCAAGAAAAAAGATGGCGATGCCAAGCAAGGCGGCAAAGACGTAACGAAAGAACAGTTCGTTGCCCAGCAGAAGAAAATGGCTGAAAAGAAAGGCACTGAGTTCGACCAGGCCAAAGCTGAAGCCAAATTCGACAAGATGGACAAGAACAAAGACGGCAAGCTGTCCGCCGACGAAAAACCGGCTAAAAAACCGAAGAAAGAAAAAACAGAGGAATAA
- the mnmE gene encoding tRNA uridine-5-carboxymethylaminomethyl(34) synthesis GTPase MnmE yields MSLYNPDTIAAIATPPGEGGVGIVRISGPDVWRIADKLFRPMDKAPVSGRDHGTFAYGKVVEAGGGEIDTGLALVMRAPRSYTCEDVVEIQGHGGAVGMRRILRRALEAGARMAEPGEFTKRAFLNGRIDLLQAEGIFDLIRARSDRAASAALEQMEGKLSREFDAIYEAFLEVAANLETTLDFVEDELPDDVFSGIARLMDTTFVSLDELLDTWDEGRLLREGARVVILGRPNAGKSTLLNALLGFNRAIVSSTAGTTRDTIEEGFVLDGIPLRIIDTAGLRETDCEIEAEGIRRAEAHSEEAHLSLYLLDASQPLHEEDRSRLEKLVPERSVIILNKVDQGRRIARLPNPESRTVEASLISGTGISELKQAMAETLEQGADLQAPPHAVISERHRHLLIEAHLEAKQARAFLSENVEENAVLAAEHLRSALEFLGQVTGRAYHEELLDNIFSRFCIGK; encoded by the coding sequence GTGAGCCTATACAATCCAGATACAATCGCAGCCATCGCAACGCCGCCCGGCGAGGGCGGGGTGGGCATCGTCCGCATTTCCGGGCCCGACGTCTGGCGAATTGCCGACAAACTGTTCCGGCCGATGGACAAGGCGCCGGTCTCCGGCCGGGACCATGGCACCTTCGCCTACGGCAAGGTGGTCGAGGCCGGTGGCGGGGAAATCGATACCGGCCTTGCGCTCGTAATGCGCGCACCCAGAAGCTACACCTGCGAGGATGTCGTCGAGATCCAGGGCCACGGCGGAGCCGTCGGCATGCGCCGCATCCTGCGCCGCGCCCTCGAAGCCGGCGCCCGCATGGCCGAACCCGGCGAGTTCACCAAGCGCGCCTTCCTCAACGGCCGGATCGACCTGCTCCAGGCCGAAGGCATCTTCGATCTCATCCGCGCGCGCTCCGACCGCGCCGCATCCGCCGCCCTCGAACAGATGGAAGGCAAGCTCAGCCGCGAGTTCGATGCCATATACGAAGCCTTCCTTGAAGTGGCCGCCAACCTCGAAACCACCCTCGACTTTGTCGAGGACGAGCTGCCCGACGATGTCTTCTCCGGTATCGCCCGATTAATGGACACAACCTTTGTGTCCCTCGACGAACTGCTCGACACCTGGGACGAAGGCCGCCTGCTGCGCGAAGGCGCGCGCGTCGTCATCCTTGGCCGCCCGAATGCGGGCAAGTCAACCCTGCTCAACGCACTGCTCGGTTTCAACCGCGCCATTGTTTCCAGCACCGCCGGCACCACCCGCGACACCATCGAGGAAGGATTCGTCCTCGACGGCATCCCGCTCCGCATCATCGACACCGCCGGCCTGCGCGAAACCGACTGCGAAATCGAGGCCGAAGGCATTCGCCGCGCCGAAGCGCATTCCGAAGAAGCCCACCTTTCCCTCTATCTGCTCGATGCCTCCCAACCCCTGCACGAAGAAGACCGGTCGAGGTTGGAAAAGCTAGTGCCCGAACGCAGTGTCATCATCTTGAACAAGGTCGACCAAGGCCGACGCATCGCCCGACTCCCCAATCCTGAATCCCGAACCGTCGAAGCGAGTCTCATATCCGGCACGGGAATCAGCGAACTGAAGCAAGCCATGGCCGAAACCCTCGAGCAAGGGGCCGATCTGCAGGCGCCGCCGCACGCCGTCATTTCCGAGCGGCACCGCCATCTGCTGATCGAGGCTCACCTCGAGGCTAAGCAGGCGCGTGCGTTCCTCAGCGAAAACGTCGAGGAAAACGCGGTGCTGGCGGCCGAACACCTCCGCTCGGCGCTCGAGTTCCTCGGCCAGGTCACCGGACGCGCCTACCACGAAGAACTGCTCGATAACATTTTCTCCCGCTTCTGCATCGGAAAATAA
- a CDS encoding AsmA family protein, with protein sequence MKTTLKVLGSVFALGLVILLVFHLVMLHGLTRAMRDVVLPRIKEESGIDARVGRLSINVAGGELILNDVEIRNPEGFLLENLASAERVLVEVDFVSLISKKPIHARNVELDHVLVNVIRNKDGDINLNKLQEGLPMPPSGEPGKKPVPGEGGTPTERLPEPGKPAPGPAESKPLPEMLFDAIVCKATVRYLDFRLNELDIALDLDAKAQGLSTLQDPATPWGHVSIAGSLGDDRTSFITDLKLRIAPLVDLENPSFDLTGKIMEIDPRIMQEIYDDMGIRSAPFGLDPRFQCRNGWFEESSIGFNLRDIELEDKLSKRLGGMGTIGSLKLVVPVQGSLQEPTMDFERALTSAIGGNAISILDAFLKGAVSTETGMQEPPEKMTDAVVEVLGAHVEEIGESETVKKVLKDLADGEPSATNAPSPVSIDTLVDLLGEEVKEIGEDEELKNDLKQLGGWLFGK encoded by the coding sequence ATGAAAACAACATTGAAGGTCTTGGGATCGGTTTTTGCATTGGGGCTGGTCATTCTGCTCGTATTCCACCTGGTCATGCTCCATGGCCTCACCCGGGCGATGCGCGATGTGGTTTTGCCGCGCATCAAGGAGGAGTCGGGGATCGACGCGAGGGTCGGCCGGTTGTCCATCAATGTCGCGGGGGGGGAGTTGATTCTCAATGACGTGGAGATCCGCAACCCCGAGGGCTTCCTGCTGGAAAACCTGGCTTCCGCCGAACGGGTTTTGGTCGAGGTCGATTTCGTTTCCCTCATCAGCAAGAAGCCGATCCATGCCCGGAACGTTGAACTGGACCATGTGTTGGTCAATGTAATCCGCAACAAGGATGGCGACATTAACCTGAACAAGCTGCAGGAAGGGCTTCCCATGCCTCCTTCGGGGGAACCGGGGAAGAAACCGGTTCCGGGCGAAGGGGGAACGCCGACGGAACGTTTGCCGGAGCCTGGCAAACCCGCGCCCGGGCCGGCGGAGTCCAAACCTTTGCCGGAAATGCTGTTCGATGCCATCGTGTGCAAGGCCACGGTGCGCTACCTCGATTTCAGGTTGAACGAGTTGGATATTGCCCTCGACCTCGATGCCAAAGCGCAAGGATTGTCCACCCTGCAGGATCCCGCCACCCCCTGGGGCCATGTTTCGATTGCCGGTTCCCTGGGGGATGACCGCACCAGTTTCATCACCGACCTGAAGCTGCGCATTGCCCCCTTGGTTGATTTGGAGAATCCGTCATTCGACCTGACCGGCAAGATCATGGAGATCGACCCGCGCATTATGCAGGAAATCTACGACGACATGGGGATCCGCTCCGCGCCGTTCGGCCTGGATCCGCGGTTCCAGTGCCGCAACGGCTGGTTCGAGGAGTCGTCGATTGGGTTCAACCTGCGGGATATCGAATTGGAGGACAAGCTTTCCAAGCGCCTGGGCGGTATGGGAACTATCGGTTCGCTCAAGCTGGTTGTCCCGGTTCAGGGATCGTTGCAGGAACCCACAATGGATTTCGAGCGTGCATTGACTTCGGCCATCGGAGGCAATGCAATCTCCATCCTGGATGCCTTCCTGAAGGGGGCGGTTTCCACGGAGACCGGCATGCAGGAACCGCCTGAAAAAATGACCGATGCCGTCGTCGAGGTTCTTGGAGCGCATGTGGAGGAGATCGGCGAGAGCGAGACGGTAAAGAAAGTCCTAAAGGATTTGGCAGACGGCGAACCTTCCGCTACAAACGCGCCTTCCCCGGTCAGCATCGATACGCTGGTGGATCTCCTCGGTGAAGAGGTGAAGGAAATCGGGGAGGATGAAGAGCTCAAGAACGACCTGAAGCAACTCGGCGGCTGGCTCTTCGGAAAGTAG
- a CDS encoding IS110 family RNA-guided transposase: protein MQTTKANALYAGADLHGNNVFLSLCDQEGNTVFRKRVKANLAAVNAALDPFWDRIVALGVESTFNWYWFVDGLHEKDRNVKLGNPAKMEQYKGIKITNDLTDADWLAEQLRLGIFPESYIYPKETRPVRDALRRRQLFVRRRTQVLLSFGGLLERYGLDAPGARKLEQWTLKDIQATGLDEFVQLQLETLLEAIRESDRLAKKVEQQVLAVAKPTKQYRRAQQVPGIGVALGMLVALESGDFSRFKSAGDYASYCRAVKSECSSNGKKKGKNNAKNGNRYLAWAFVEAATYAARFNPRIHAWYERKKRTSGVPKAKKALACKLAKAMWHVMNGKDFDEKLMFG, encoded by the coding sequence ATGCAAACGACCAAAGCAAATGCACTATACGCAGGTGCCGACCTGCATGGAAACAATGTTTTCCTCTCCCTTTGTGATCAGGAGGGGAACACGGTGTTCCGCAAACGCGTGAAAGCGAACCTTGCGGCCGTCAATGCTGCGCTCGACCCGTTCTGGGATCGGATCGTGGCGCTGGGCGTGGAATCGACCTTTAACTGGTACTGGTTCGTCGATGGACTTCACGAGAAAGACCGTAATGTAAAGCTGGGCAACCCGGCGAAGATGGAGCAGTACAAGGGGATCAAGATCACTAACGATCTGACGGATGCGGACTGGCTGGCCGAGCAGCTCCGGCTGGGTATCTTTCCGGAAAGCTACATCTATCCGAAGGAAACACGCCCCGTACGCGATGCATTGCGCAGAAGACAGCTGTTCGTGCGCCGTCGGACACAGGTGCTGCTGAGCTTCGGCGGCCTGCTCGAACGCTATGGCCTGGATGCTCCGGGTGCGCGCAAGTTGGAACAGTGGACATTAAAAGATATTCAGGCCACCGGACTCGACGAATTCGTTCAGCTTCAGCTCGAAACCCTGCTTGAAGCCATCCGTGAGTCGGATCGCCTGGCGAAAAAGGTCGAGCAGCAGGTGCTGGCAGTCGCAAAACCGACAAAGCAATACCGACGAGCGCAGCAGGTTCCGGGAATCGGGGTTGCGCTGGGAATGCTTGTCGCCCTTGAGAGCGGGGATTTCAGCCGCTTCAAAAGCGCGGGCGACTACGCCTCCTACTGCCGGGCGGTAAAAAGTGAATGCAGTTCGAACGGAAAAAAGAAGGGTAAAAACAACGCGAAGAACGGCAACCGTTATCTCGCATGGGCATTCGTTGAGGCCGCAACCTATGCCGCGCGCTTCAACCCGCGCATCCACGCCTGGTACGAACGTAAAAAAAGAACGAGCGGCGTGCCTAAGGCGAAAAAAGCGCTGGCCTGCAAGTTGGCCAAGGCGATGTGGCATGTAATGAACGGAAAGGATTTTGATGAAAAGCTGATGTTTGGATAA
- a CDS encoding BamA/TamA family outer membrane protein: MRKSIFPSGILFALALSLPPGTGAQYVIHEGNETGPVKSRTIIVPYAFSTETLGTGLGLGGSVGFDSQPESLSYGSAYGTSNGSWLLLLGASNLKAPGIGRLYISPYAMFTRQTQMRIHGGVDNPGHPGERAGSNDSSKDNYIEENAGEATLNLEMRYILPWGHYRENTIHSYVTRNAILQENPSGAESWNPLESGKSTLLFRPYYRNVFTDVEELETLYFELGFEHDNRDYLPNPHRGYKWNLGISHDFDWLNHTRRWTSVEGEIDGFIPLWDTSWSRQQTLALSWWSAYSPSYDASSPDHDGKPPYFTGPTLGGLWRLRGYPSNRFHDKAAIYYGGEYRVMPEWQPFGEIEFLDPLMIRWWQFVALAEVGRVAPGWNVETLHTDMKHSYGLGIRGMFNTGIGRLDFVFCDEGFSLVAMFGQTF, from the coding sequence ATGCGTAAATCAATTTTCCCGTCAGGCATTCTGTTCGCACTCGCGCTTTCCCTCCCGCCTGGAACCGGGGCGCAATATGTCATCCACGAGGGCAACGAAACCGGCCCCGTCAAAAGCCGCACCATCATCGTCCCGTATGCCTTCTCCACGGAAACCCTGGGCACGGGCCTCGGACTGGGGGGTTCCGTTGGTTTCGACTCGCAACCGGAAAGCCTCAGCTACGGCAGCGCCTACGGCACCAGCAACGGCTCGTGGCTCCTGCTGCTGGGCGCAAGCAACCTCAAGGCCCCCGGCATCGGGCGGCTCTACATCAGCCCCTACGCCATGTTTACGCGCCAGACCCAGATGCGGATCCACGGAGGCGTGGACAACCCCGGCCACCCCGGGGAACGGGCGGGCTCCAACGATTCCAGCAAAGACAACTATATCGAGGAAAACGCAGGCGAAGCGACCCTCAACCTGGAGATGCGCTACATCCTTCCTTGGGGGCATTACCGCGAAAACACCATCCACTCCTACGTTACGCGCAATGCCATCCTCCAGGAAAACCCCAGCGGGGCGGAATCGTGGAACCCCCTCGAAAGCGGGAAATCGACCCTTCTGTTCAGGCCCTACTACCGCAACGTCTTCACCGACGTCGAAGAGCTCGAAACCCTCTATTTCGAACTCGGGTTCGAGCACGACAACCGCGACTACCTGCCGAACCCGCACCGCGGCTACAAATGGAACCTCGGCATCTCGCACGACTTCGACTGGCTCAACCACACCCGCCGCTGGACCTCGGTTGAGGGGGAGATCGACGGGTTCATTCCGCTGTGGGACACCTCCTGGAGCCGCCAGCAAACCCTGGCGCTCTCGTGGTGGTCGGCCTATTCGCCCTCGTATGACGCATCCTCACCGGACCACGACGGCAAACCGCCCTACTTCACCGGCCCCACCCTCGGCGGCCTGTGGCGCTTGCGCGGCTACCCCTCCAACCGCTTCCACGACAAGGCGGCCATCTACTACGGCGGCGAATACCGGGTCATGCCGGAATGGCAACCCTTTGGGGAAATCGAATTCCTCGATCCGCTCATGATCCGCTGGTGGCAATTCGTCGCGTTGGCCGAGGTGGGGCGCGTGGCCCCCGGATGGAATGTTGAAACACTCCATACCGACATGAAGCACTCCTACGGCCTCGGCATCCGCGGAATGTTCAACACCGGCATCGGCCGACTCGACTTTGTTTTTTGCGACGAAGGGTTTTCCCTCGTCGCCATGTTCGGCCAGACGTTCTGA
- a CDS encoding right-handed parallel beta-helix repeat-containing protein gives MKFVPTVAFLSALAAGTAIAGTWHVDPSSPQDGPGTSWPNAFHSIQDAVNAAATGDTVLVTNGVYQPITVSKNITLSSINGPDVTLVDGSNTSRCAYVSGLATINGFSFVNGFANEGGGVLCDHGGTLENCVISGNSATTKGGGVMCNVGGTLSNCTISGNSVTATSIGTDWGGGGVYYNFEGALNNCTISSNSAAFTKGGGMFFYYAMGRYDWSQVRDCTIRNNDALYGGGIASTFGNYGVPVSANPITGCIVAENTATQSGGGAYLLCKVALHNCLILSNYANSSGGGAYLGHGILNHCTITENSINLFGGSAGGVCSEGTGSMTNSIIYRNWKGTFEYNWNGIGTLISCFTGEDPLQQTNNPCIDAALPIAGISDDFDGVPRPLDGDNNGTALPDIGAHEFVSSMADTDNDLLTDAFEVDTLGTSPVDENTDGDPAGDYAEYVADTDGTDPSDWFRILSITNHTLFFNASSNRLYTLSANTNLVEGSWGDVAGQTDIPGSGGVDSLTHPLPDPAGFYRIQVGLP, from the coding sequence ATGAAATTCGTTCCAACCGTCGCGTTCCTTTCCGCCCTGGCTGCAGGCACGGCCATCGCCGGCACCTGGCATGTCGATCCATCCAGCCCGCAGGACGGCCCCGGCACCAGCTGGCCCAACGCCTTCCATTCCATCCAGGACGCCGTTAACGCCGCCGCAACCGGCGACACCGTGCTCGTCACCAACGGGGTCTACCAACCCATCACCGTCTCAAAAAACATAACCCTTTCCAGCATCAACGGCCCCGATGTCACCCTCGTTGATGGATCGAACACCTCACGCTGCGCCTACGTTAGCGGCCTGGCAACGATCAACGGATTCTCCTTCGTCAATGGATTCGCCAACGAAGGTGGCGGGGTATTGTGTGATCATGGCGGAACTCTCGAAAACTGCGTCATTTCCGGCAATTCCGCCACCACCAAGGGAGGCGGGGTTATGTGTAATGTCGGCGGAACGCTGAGCAACTGCACCATTTCGGGAAATTCCGTCACGGCAACCAGCATCGGGACGGATTGGGGCGGTGGCGGGGTCTATTATAATTTTGAGGGCGCGCTCAATAACTGCACCATCAGCTCCAACTCGGCCGCGTTCACCAAAGGGGGCGGAATGTTTTTCTACTATGCGATGGGGCGATATGACTGGTCGCAGGTCCGAGACTGCACGATCCGGAACAATGATGCGCTATATGGAGGAGGGATCGCCTCCACGTTCGGCAATTATGGGGTACCCGTGTCTGCCAATCCAATAACCGGCTGCATCGTTGCCGAAAATACGGCCACCCAATCTGGCGGAGGAGCGTATCTCCTGTGCAAGGTCGCGCTCCACAACTGCCTGATCCTCTCCAACTATGCGAACAGTTCGGGCGGGGGCGCCTATCTGGGCCATGGAATACTCAACCACTGCACCATTACCGAGAATTCGATCAACCTGTTCGGCGGCAGCGCAGGCGGGGTGTGCTCTGAAGGCACCGGATCCATGACAAACTCAATCATCTACAGAAACTGGAAGGGAACGTTTGAGTATAATTGGAATGGCATCGGAACCTTGATATCCTGTTTCACCGGAGAGGATCCCCTCCAGCAGACCAACAATCCATGCATCGATGCCGCCCTGCCCATTGCGGGAATCTCGGACGACTTCGACGGGGTGCCCCGCCCGCTCGATGGCGACAACAACGGAACCGCCCTGCCCGACATCGGGGCCCATGAATTCGTCAGTTCCATGGCCGACACCGACAACGACTTGCTGACCGACGCCTTCGAGGTGGATACGCTCGGCACCAGCCCCGTTGATGAGAACACGGACGGCGATCCCGCAGGCGACTATGCGGAATATGTGGCCGACACCGACGGCACCGATCCATCCGACTGGTTCCGCATCCTTTCGATCACCAACCACACCCTCTTCTTCAACGCGTCGAGCAACCGCCTCTACACCCTCTCGGCCAACACCAACCTGGTGGAGGGAAGCTGGGGCGACGTGGCGGGACAGACGGACATCCCGGGCAGCGGCGGAGTCGATTCGCTCACCCATCCGCTGCCGGATCCCGCCGGCTTCTACCGCATCCAGGTCGGACTCCCTTAA